A window of the Aeromicrobium phoceense genome harbors these coding sequences:
- the hemB gene encoding porphobilinogen synthase, whose product MIERPRRLRSTAAVRRLVRETHLVPSQLVLPMFVAEGITEPRPIASMPGVVQHSRESARKAYAEAVELGLGGVMLFGVPEHKDAQGSGALDPEGILNVAIADARAEVGDDLLVMSDLCLDEFTDHGHCGVLDAHGRVDNDATVEIYGRMGVAQAQAGAHVVAPSGMMDGQIDVIRRDLDVAGHEDVVVLAYAAKYASAFYGPFREAVDSSLQGDRRTYQQDPGNRRESLRETLLDVEQGADIVMVKPAMSYLDILADVRAAVDVPVAAYQVSGEYAMVEAAAAQGWIDRDRAIDESLLSIRRAGADIVLTYWAAEVARRLRSR is encoded by the coding sequence ATGATCGAACGCCCACGCCGGCTGCGGTCCACCGCGGCCGTGCGACGCCTCGTGCGCGAGACGCACCTGGTGCCGTCGCAGCTGGTCCTGCCGATGTTCGTGGCCGAGGGGATCACCGAGCCCCGGCCGATCGCGAGCATGCCGGGCGTCGTCCAGCACTCGCGCGAGTCCGCCCGCAAGGCCTACGCCGAGGCGGTCGAACTGGGCCTGGGCGGCGTCATGCTGTTCGGCGTTCCCGAGCACAAGGACGCGCAGGGCTCGGGGGCGCTCGATCCCGAGGGCATCCTCAACGTCGCCATCGCCGACGCGCGGGCGGAGGTCGGTGACGACCTGCTCGTCATGAGCGACCTGTGCCTGGACGAGTTCACCGACCACGGTCACTGCGGCGTGCTCGACGCGCATGGCCGGGTCGACAACGACGCCACCGTCGAGATCTATGGGCGGATGGGCGTGGCGCAGGCGCAGGCCGGCGCCCACGTCGTCGCCCCCAGCGGCATGATGGACGGCCAGATCGACGTGATCCGCCGCGACCTCGACGTCGCCGGCCACGAGGACGTCGTCGTCCTGGCCTACGCGGCCAAGTACGCCTCGGCGTTCTACGGCCCGTTCCGCGAGGCGGTCGACTCCTCGCTGCAGGGTGACCGCCGCACCTACCAGCAGGACCCCGGCAACCGGCGCGAGTCGCTGCGCGAGACGCTCCTGGACGTCGAGCAGGGCGCCGACATCGTCATGGTGAAGCCCGCGATGTCCTACCTCGACATCCTGGCCGACGTGCGGGCGGCCGTGGACGTGCCCGTCGCGGCCTACCAGGTCTCGGGCGAGTACGCGATGGTCGAGGCCGCCGCCGCCCAGGGCTGGATCGACCGCGACCGCGCGATCGACGAGTCCCTCCTGTCGATCCGCCGCGCCGGCGCCGACATCGTCCTGACCTACTGGGCGGCCGAGGTCGCCCGCCGACTGCGCAGCCGGTGA
- a CDS encoding histidine phosphatase family protein yields the protein MSTRTIVHLMRHGEVHNPGGVLYGRLAGYNLSDLGNQMAATVAESLKTNDITHLVASPLERAQQTARPVADILKLDIQTDERVIEAGNKFEGRTVGVGPKAFLNPRFWPWLWNPFRPSWGEAYAHIAARMLLAIDDAREAARGHEALIVSHQLPVWIARKSYEKGRFAHDPRNRQCSLASLTTLTFEDDAFKGLVYSEPAGHLIPDVLRGKFVGGA from the coding sequence ATGAGCACCCGCACGATCGTCCACCTGATGCGCCACGGCGAGGTCCACAACCCCGGCGGGGTCCTGTACGGCCGCCTGGCCGGCTACAACCTCTCCGATCTCGGCAACCAGATGGCCGCCACGGTCGCGGAGTCGTTGAAGACCAACGACATCACGCACCTGGTCGCCTCGCCGCTGGAGCGCGCGCAGCAGACCGCCAGGCCCGTGGCCGACATCCTCAAGCTCGACATCCAGACCGACGAGCGTGTCATCGAGGCCGGCAACAAGTTCGAGGGCCGCACCGTCGGCGTGGGCCCCAAGGCCTTCCTCAACCCGCGCTTCTGGCCGTGGCTGTGGAACCCGTTCCGCCCGTCCTGGGGCGAGGCGTACGCGCACATCGCCGCCCGCATGCTGCTGGCGATCGACGACGCCCGCGAAGCCGCGCGCGGTCACGAGGCGCTCATCGTGTCGCACCAGCTGCCCGTGTGGATCGCGCGCAAGTCCTACGAGAAGGGCCGCTTCGCGCACGACCCCCGCAACCGCCAGTGCTCGCTGGCCAGCCTCACCACGCTGACGTTCGAGGACGACGCCTTCAAGGGCCTGGTCTACAGCGAGCCCGCCGGTCACCTCATCCCCGACGTCCTGCGCGGGAAGTTCGTCGGCGGAGCATGA
- the hemL gene encoding glutamate-1-semialdehyde 2,1-aminomutase, translated as MSTTASEELFARAQQVSPGGVNSPVRAFRAVGGTPRFMKSGSGAWLTDADDNRYVDLVGSWGPMLLGHAHPEVIEAVTAAAARGTSFGTPAEPEVLLAEEIVGRTPVDRVRMVSSGTEATMSAIRLARGFTGRDRIVKFSGCYHGHVDALLAEAGSGVVTLGIPGTPGVPAHVTADTIVLPYNDPAAVDAAFAEYGDQIACVITEAAAGNMGVVPPHPGFNEHLARTCAANGALFITDEVMTGFRAARSGYWEIDGQVEGWQPDLMTFGKVMGGGFPAAAFGGRADVMDLLAPVGPVYQAGTLSGNPVATTAGLTTLRLATPEVYDRLSATSSQVQQLVSEALAEAGVAHTLQTAGTMFSIFWGVAEPVADFAGAQSQDTGAYTAFFHAMLDAGVYLPPSAYEAWFLSAAHDPDVDSEPLSRLAEALPGAARAAAAAAR; from the coding sequence ATGAGCACCACCGCATCCGAGGAGCTGTTCGCCCGGGCCCAGCAGGTCTCGCCCGGCGGCGTGAACTCGCCGGTGCGCGCGTTCCGTGCCGTCGGCGGCACGCCGCGCTTCATGAAGTCCGGCTCGGGCGCGTGGCTCACCGACGCCGACGACAACCGCTACGTCGACCTCGTCGGCTCGTGGGGTCCGATGCTGCTGGGCCACGCGCACCCCGAGGTCATCGAGGCGGTCACCGCCGCCGCCGCCCGCGGCACCAGCTTCGGCACCCCGGCCGAGCCCGAGGTGCTGCTCGCCGAGGAGATCGTCGGCCGTACCCCGGTCGATCGCGTCCGCATGGTCTCGTCCGGCACGGAGGCCACCATGTCGGCCATCCGGCTGGCCCGCGGCTTCACCGGCCGCGACCGCATCGTGAAGTTCAGCGGCTGCTACCACGGCCACGTGGACGCGCTCCTCGCCGAGGCCGGCTCGGGCGTCGTCACGCTCGGCATCCCCGGCACGCCGGGCGTGCCCGCGCACGTCACGGCCGACACGATCGTGCTGCCCTACAACGACCCGGCCGCCGTCGACGCCGCGTTCGCCGAGTACGGCGACCAGATCGCGTGCGTCATCACCGAGGCCGCAGCCGGCAACATGGGCGTCGTCCCGCCGCACCCGGGCTTCAACGAGCACCTCGCCCGCACCTGCGCCGCGAACGGCGCCCTGTTCATCACCGACGAGGTGATGACCGGCTTCCGCGCGGCGCGCAGCGGCTACTGGGAGATCGACGGCCAGGTCGAGGGCTGGCAGCCCGACCTCATGACGTTCGGCAAGGTCATGGGCGGCGGGTTCCCCGCCGCCGCCTTCGGCGGTCGCGCCGACGTGATGGACCTGCTCGCGCCGGTCGGCCCGGTCTACCAGGCGGGCACGCTGTCGGGCAATCCCGTCGCCACCACGGCCGGCCTCACCACGCTGCGGCTGGCCACCCCCGAGGTCTACGACCGGCTCTCCGCCACGTCGTCCCAGGTGCAGCAGCTGGTCTCCGAGGCGCTCGCCGAGGCCGGCGTCGCGCACACCCTGCAGACCGCCGGGACGATGTTCAGCATCTTCTGGGGCGTCGCCGAGCCGGTGGCCGACTTCGCCGGCGCGCAGTCCCAGGACACCGGCGCCTACACGGCCTTCTTCCACGCCATGCTCGACGCCGGCGTCTACCTGCCGCCGTCGGCCTACGAGGCCTGGTTCCTCTCGGCCGCCCATGACCCCGACGTCGACTCCGAGCCCCTCTCTAGACTGGCCGAAGCCCTCCCCGGCGCGGCCCGCGCGGCAGCCGCTGCGGCCCGCTGA
- a CDS encoding TlpA family protein disulfide reductase has translation MRSTRFARLVVVVLVALVLSACVGGVQDTGEDGFINGNGEITFVDPGKRKTAPELSGADLDGNQISSADFQGKILVVNLWGSWCAPCRKEAPALAKASRELADQNVQFLGLLTKDDPASAKAFNESFGISYPSIDDSSGRNQAVFADVLPSMAIPTTWVIDKNGKVAARVMGELTDATLRGLVDQTKKSTQ, from the coding sequence ATGAGAAGCACTCGATTCGCTCGCCTCGTCGTGGTCGTTCTTGTCGCACTCGTTCTCTCGGCGTGCGTCGGCGGGGTGCAGGACACCGGTGAGGACGGCTTCATCAACGGCAACGGCGAGATCACCTTCGTCGACCCCGGCAAGCGCAAGACCGCGCCCGAGCTCTCCGGCGCCGACCTGGACGGCAACCAGATCAGCAGCGCCGACTTCCAGGGGAAGATCCTGGTCGTGAATCTCTGGGGCTCGTGGTGCGCTCCGTGCCGCAAGGAGGCCCCCGCTCTGGCGAAGGCCTCGAGGGAGCTGGCCGACCAGAACGTGCAGTTCCTGGGCCTGTTGACCAAGGACGACCCGGCCAGCGCGAAGGCGTTCAACGAGTCCTTCGGAATCAGCTACCCGAGCATCGACGACTCCTCGGGCCGCAACCAGGCCGTCTTTGCCGACGTCCTGCCGTCCATGGCGATCCCGACCACGTGGGTCATCGACAAGAACGGGAAGGTCGCGGCGCGCGTCATGGGCGAGCTCACCGACGCCACGCTGCGCGGTCTGGTCGACCAGACCAAGAAGAGCACCCAGTGA